One genomic segment of Helianthus annuus cultivar XRQ/B chromosome 14, HanXRQr2.0-SUNRISE, whole genome shotgun sequence includes these proteins:
- the LOC110872645 gene encoding uncharacterized protein LOC110872645: MDPITTDPPPITTDHFPGHPPPATTHPPYAEMITAAITALKDKDGSSRQAISKYIEKEFAHLPPTHSTLLTHHLKRLKNLGQLVMVKHSYMLASRSAEFVDFSGNVTDASFASGGFNSENSGSGSKRKPGRPPKLKPVPGFGVHNQVQNADVAAYQPQFQDFGGSYGSGSEVQGGTAAGSGSEPLFASLGLGDDGVAAVEPVVASENVNTNTPVVVKRGRGRPPKSASASGGQAVVSGSEVQGQVAGTGSDGGGGVQGVEVALGRPGRKANGVRVKRGRGRPKRIGFGAVTVPLSGNLLRPRGRPKRAVRQKVTAVNGGAGESVLGSRRRGRPSRNAAAGLVGKSFGSISKGGPGTAVLVTDPEQLVVYQELKSKYEHLQSKVKQVASMVKSCIDPDFGNTALGALQELEDLAAEVNGGARGQTHEPATAS; the protein is encoded by the exons ATGGATCCAATCACCACCGATCCACCGCCGATCACCACCGATCACTTCCCCGGCCATCCTCCTCCGGCCACCACTCATCCACCCTACGCCGAG ATGATAACTGCTGCAATTACTGCTCTGAAAGATAAAGATGGATCCAGTAGACAGGCAATTTCTAAATATATTGAGAAAGAGTTTGCTCATTTGCCCCCGACTCACTCCACCTTGTTGACTCACCACCTCAAACGGTTGAAGAATTTAGGTCAACTCGTTATGGTCAAACACTCCTACATGTTAGCTTCTAGATCTGCTGAATTTGTTGATTTTAGTGGTAATGTTACTGATGCAAGTTTTGCTTCTGGTGGCTTTAATTCGGAgaattcgggttcgggttcgaaaAGGAAGCCGGGGCGTCCGCCTAAGCTTAAGCCGGTGCCTGGGTTCGGGGTACATAATCAGGTGCAGAATGCTGATGTTGCGGCTTATCAGCCGCAATTTCAGGATTTTGGGGGGAGTTATGGGTCGGGTTCGGAGGTTCAAGGGGGGACTGCAGCGGGTTCGGGTTCGGAGCCTCTTTTTGCTTCGTTAGGGTTGGGTGATGATGGTGTTGCTGCGGTGGAACCGGTTGTGGCGTCTGAGAATGTAAACACGAACACACCGGTGGTGGTGAAAAGGGGACGTGGTCGTCCGCCTAAGTCTGCTAGTGCGTCTGGTGGTCAAGCGGTTGTTTCTGGTAGTGAAGTTCAGGGTCAGGTGGCTGGTACGGGTTCTGACGGTGGTGGTGGAGTTCAGGGAGTTGAGGTGGCGTTGGGGCGGCCGGGGAGGAAGGCGAATGGTGTGAGGGTGAAGAGGGGTCGGGGAAGGCCGAAGAGGATTGGGTTTGGGGCTGTGACTGTGCCGTTGTCTGGAAATTTGCTGAGGCCAAGAGGAAGGCCGAAGAGGGCTGTTAGACAGAAGGTGACGGCAGTTAATGGTGGTGCTGGTGAGAGTGTTTTGGGTTCTAGAAGGCGCGGTCGGCCTTCTCGCAACGCGGCTGCTGGTTTGGTTGGAAAGTCGTTTGGCAGTATCAGCAAG GGTGGACCTGGAACCGCAGTACTAGTGACAGACCCCGAACAGCTTGTAGTTTATCAAGAACTGAAGAGCAAATACGAGCATCTA CAATCCAAAGTGAAGCAAGTGGCGAGTATGGTGAAGTCATGCATAGATCCCGATTTTGGGAACACTGCGTTGGGCGCGTTACAGGAACTGGAAGATCTGGCTGCAGAAGTCAATGGTGGTGCACGTGGTCAAACCCATGAACCAGCAACGGCTTCCTAA